The following coding sequences are from one Paenibacillus stellifer window:
- a CDS encoding YheC/YheD family protein, with amino-acid sequence MSKLKIPVQTVQSGILQDNAVMLGDRLIKKLKIPAHGPLLLAYGSFRQEVTVIPVPKSDSLRVSDALARRTGWSGRRLLNASYSPGNRTLRLGPLIGVLVSRENPDRPDRPFGSITQFCLELTNACQAQGAFVYFFTPGALEGANSTISGWVYEDGWKKLRLPVADVVNNRLTTRKAENKPSVQHFLSEVKSRYGTHFFNEKFLDKNEVFDALRKDSSIQRYLPESHLLSGFAMLQKMCARYPVVFLKPVRGSLGKGILRISREEGGGYKLQSATPIGTRKVSYPSLAKLFQAVSPKLKTARFQIQQGLPLMESGRRPVDFRALVQKNGTGKWGVTSIVARTAGNHHFVSNLARGGSLSTVREAVGKSSLSPGAKESAPVQLPRAALAVAKSVEAYIPAHFGELGIDLGLDQSGRIWLLEVNSKPSKNDNTPLSGVKIRPSVKQMVQYCRYLAGL; translated from the coding sequence ATGTCAAAGCTTAAGATCCCGGTCCAAACGGTGCAATCCGGCATTCTGCAGGATAACGCCGTTATGCTGGGCGACCGGCTAATCAAGAAACTCAAAATCCCGGCCCATGGGCCGCTTCTGCTGGCGTACGGTTCATTCCGACAAGAGGTTACGGTCATTCCGGTGCCCAAATCCGACAGCTTGCGCGTCAGTGATGCCCTGGCCCGGCGGACCGGCTGGTCGGGACGGCGCTTGCTGAACGCCTCTTACAGTCCCGGAAACCGGACCTTGCGTCTGGGTCCGCTTATCGGCGTGCTCGTCAGCCGTGAGAATCCGGACCGTCCCGACCGGCCGTTCGGCTCGATCACCCAGTTCTGTCTGGAGCTCACCAACGCCTGTCAGGCACAGGGAGCGTTCGTCTACTTCTTTACCCCGGGGGCGCTCGAAGGAGCGAACTCGACCATATCCGGCTGGGTGTACGAAGACGGCTGGAAAAAGCTCAGGCTGCCCGTCGCCGACGTAGTCAATAACAGACTCACGACCCGCAAAGCGGAGAATAAACCTAGCGTACAGCATTTTTTGTCGGAAGTAAAATCGCGTTACGGCACCCATTTCTTTAATGAGAAGTTTCTCGACAAGAACGAGGTGTTCGACGCGCTGCGAAAGGACTCCTCCATTCAACGGTATTTGCCGGAGTCCCATCTGCTCAGCGGATTCGCCATGCTGCAGAAGATGTGCGCAAGGTATCCGGTCGTCTTCCTGAAGCCGGTACGCGGCAGCCTCGGTAAAGGCATACTGCGCATTTCCAGAGAAGAAGGAGGCGGCTATAAGCTGCAATCGGCCACGCCGATCGGAACGCGGAAGGTAAGCTACCCCAGCCTCGCCAAGCTGTTCCAGGCGGTGTCCCCGAAGCTGAAGACGGCCCGCTTCCAGATCCAGCAAGGACTTCCCCTGATGGAATCCGGCCGCCGGCCGGTCGATTTCCGGGCGCTCGTACAGAAGAACGGAACCGGCAAATGGGGCGTAACCTCCATTGTCGCCCGCACCGCGGGGAATCACCACTTCGTCTCCAATCTCGCCCGGGGCGGCAGCCTTAGCACGGTCCGGGAGGCGGTGGGCAAGAGCTCCCTTTCGCCCGGCGCCAAAGAGAGCGCACCGGTCCAGCTGCCACGCGCGGCGCTGGCTGTCGCCAAAAGTGTCGAGGCCTATATCCCTGCCCATTTCGGCGAGCTTGGCATCGACCTCGGACTTGACCAGTCCGGCCGGATCTGGCTGCTTGAGGTCAATTCCAAGCCGTCGAAGAATGACAACACACCGCTCAGCGGCGTGAAGATAAGACCCTCCGTCAAGCAGATGGTTCAATACTGCCGCTACCTTGCCGGTCTATAA
- a CDS encoding YlbF family regulator, giving the protein MNVYDKAHELAKAIRESGEVADISAAMAIIEADLPSKEMLDNFRSSQQELQARMLAGEMPDQEEMEKMEKLFEVLNMNLSIRRLFEAERRLSVVIEDVNKIISGSLEHLYGADV; this is encoded by the coding sequence ATGAACGTATATGACAAGGCCCATGAACTGGCCAAGGCGATCAGAGAGAGCGGCGAGGTTGCCGATATCTCGGCGGCGATGGCGATCATTGAGGCCGATTTGCCAAGCAAGGAGATGCTGGACAATTTCCGCAGCAGCCAGCAAGAGCTTCAGGCGCGGATGCTGGCCGGTGAAATGCCGGATCAGGAGGAAATGGAGAAGATGGAGAAGCTGTTCGAGGTGCTGAATATGAATTTAAGCATCCGCCGGCTGTTTGAAGCGGAACGCCGTCTCAGTGTTGTGATCGAGGACGTGAACAAAATCATTTCCGGCAGCCTGGAGCATTTGTACGGCGCGGACGTCTAG
- a CDS encoding leucine-rich repeat domain-containing protein — translation MRNKHAIRTLAILAVLLAAGWLIFWKTGTGDNEAVFKEPAVAEAVRNMLNLGPDERIKLSDLKKIETLDLSGRSVSRTDDLDMLISLKILNLSNNRISSLNGLEHLSELQELYTSDNLIRDLTPLGGLGRLTKLTIDRNRVTDLGPLRDLEHLTALSSSDNQIEDMEPVSGLHSLNTLILDKNKIRNIPPLTGLTSLKILGIGYNPLEDWAHIGDVKQLEWLSASSSGITSVEPLQPLTSLSVLMLDHNKIKDITPLRHVTALKSLYLEGNPVQDFSPVNDAILKKVGDD, via the coding sequence ATGCGAAACAAACATGCTATACGAACGCTGGCTATATTAGCCGTCCTGCTGGCAGCAGGGTGGCTGATCTTTTGGAAGACCGGAACTGGGGACAACGAAGCCGTCTTCAAGGAACCCGCTGTTGCAGAGGCGGTACGCAACATGTTAAATCTGGGGCCCGACGAGCGCATTAAGCTTTCGGATTTGAAAAAGATTGAAACGCTGGACTTAAGCGGGAGATCGGTGTCCCGGACAGATGATCTCGACATGCTGATTTCGCTGAAAATCCTGAACCTCTCTAACAACCGTATTTCCTCGCTGAATGGACTGGAGCATCTGTCGGAGCTTCAAGAATTATACACTAGCGATAACCTGATTCGGGATTTGACTCCTCTGGGGGGATTGGGACGGCTGACCAAGCTGACTATTGACCGGAATCGGGTAACCGATCTCGGGCCGCTCAGAGACTTGGAACATCTTACTGCCTTATCTTCCTCGGACAATCAGATCGAAGATATGGAGCCTGTCTCCGGGCTGCATTCATTGAATACACTGATCCTGGATAAGAACAAGATTCGGAATATTCCGCCGCTGACCGGGTTAACCTCGTTAAAGATCCTAGGCATTGGCTATAATCCGCTTGAAGACTGGGCACATATCGGAGATGTGAAGCAGTTGGAATGGCTGTCTGCATCCTCCAGCGGAATTACCTCCGTTGAACCGTTACAGCCGCTTACCTCATTGTCCGTGCTTATGCTGGATCATAACAAAATCAAGGATATTACGCCTCTTCGCCATGTTACTGCCCTTAAATCCCTGTATCTGGAAGGTAACCCTGTGCAGGATTTCTCTCCGGTTAATGATGCAATTCTGAAAAAGGTCGGTGATGATTAG
- a CDS encoding DRTGG domain-containing protein, with protein sequence MEGQGDTVTKHEQLLQHIEQLKIGTKISVRKLAKEMAVSEGTAYRAVKEAENLGIVITKERIGTVRVEKKPRGISEQLTFGDVVDIVEGHVLGGAGGLDKPLHKYVIGAMKIDAMIRYIDADSLLIVGNRDDVHSLALEQGAGVLVTGGFGTNREVKELADKLDLPVISSRHDTFTVAYMINRAIFDRLIKKKIMLVEDIVERKPRISTLKVTSTVGELLRLSKESGEQRFPVTDEWNRVIGIVGRRDVEDLPEDQAIEKMMIRGPVTAALQTSLASAAQIMMWEGIDFLPIIDRNRKLVGTVTRKEVLQSLRDVRNQPQMGETFDHLIWNGFAEDRDDEGRLFFHGFITPQMASDLGTISEGVISTLMMHSAIKAAKELTGRDYVLDNMSTYFVRPVQIEDSVIISPRLLESSRRTCKLEIEISHHDSLVAKAVMMLQSIDHG encoded by the coding sequence TTGGAAGGACAAGGCGATACAGTCACCAAGCACGAGCAGCTGCTGCAGCATATTGAGCAATTAAAGATCGGCACCAAGATCTCGGTCCGGAAGCTGGCCAAGGAGATGGCGGTCAGCGAAGGCACCGCCTACCGGGCGGTTAAGGAAGCGGAGAATTTGGGCATTGTCATTACGAAGGAGCGTATCGGGACCGTTCGGGTGGAGAAGAAGCCCAGAGGCATTTCGGAGCAGCTGACATTCGGCGATGTGGTTGATATAGTCGAAGGGCATGTGCTCGGCGGAGCCGGAGGGCTGGACAAGCCGCTCCATAAATATGTAATCGGTGCGATGAAAATCGACGCCATGATCCGCTACATTGATGCTGACAGCCTGCTCATCGTGGGCAACCGCGACGATGTGCATTCGCTCGCGCTGGAGCAGGGAGCGGGCGTGCTCGTTACCGGCGGCTTCGGTACTAACCGTGAGGTCAAGGAGCTTGCGGACAAGCTGGATCTGCCGGTCATTTCGTCGCGGCACGATACATTCACTGTGGCTTATATGATCAACCGGGCGATCTTTGACCGTCTGATCAAGAAGAAGATCATGCTGGTCGAGGATATCGTCGAACGCAAGCCGCGCATCAGCACCTTGAAGGTGACGAGTACGGTAGGAGAGCTGCTTCGCTTGTCCAAGGAGAGCGGCGAGCAGCGCTTCCCGGTCACCGACGAGTGGAACCGGGTTATCGGGATCGTCGGCCGCCGGGATGTGGAGGACTTGCCGGAGGACCAAGCCATCGAGAAGATGATGATCCGCGGCCCGGTTACGGCTGCTCTTCAGACATCGCTTGCGTCGGCGGCCCAGATCATGATGTGGGAAGGCATCGACTTTCTGCCTATTATTGACCGCAACCGCAAGCTGGTAGGCACGGTCACCCGCAAGGAAGTTCTGCAGAGCCTGCGGGATGTCCGCAATCAGCCTCAAATGGGCGAGACGTTCGATCACCTCATCTGGAACGGCTTCGCTGAAGACCGGGATGACGAGGGACGGCTCTTCTTCCACGGCTTTATTACGCCACAGATGGCCAGTGATCTTGGAACCATTTCGGAGGGCGTCATTTCGACGCTGATGATGCATTCCGCCATAAAGGCGGCCAAGGAATTGACAGGCAGAGATTATGTGCTGGACAATATGTCCACCTATTTTGTACGGCCGGTTCAGATCGAGGACTCCGTGATCATTTCGCCGAGACTGCTGGAGAGCAGCCGCAGAACCTGCAAGCTTGAAATCGAAATCAGCCACCATGACAGTCTGGTCGCCAAAGCGGTCATGATGCTTCAATCGATCGACCACGGGTAA
- a CDS encoding polysaccharide pyruvyl transferase family protein — protein MKRLMINAYTKLNLGDDLFVKLLCERYPDTNFVLPAMGEYRTCLGSLPNLTIYPIESVWVRGARKLLKSFKSIEVQKLLLQRLARRCDGVVQIGGSVFMQGKNWVRDYNWKQEIFDSNKPYFVMGANFGPYKDEVFYEKHRELFSGYTDICFRDEYSYELFRDLGNVRLAPDIVFQHPKPDTAGGESVVISVIKPSERENLKALDTVYYEKIRDIAVAFILEGYDVSLMSFCEYEGDEEAVRSIYAMIPETFHSRTEMFFYRTNLEDAITLLASSGMIVATRFHAMILGWVFGKPVFPIAYSEKTINVMKDANFEGAYADLKSIASLDPDTVVRSQETNRLNVSVLAAQAEKHFLELDKYLGRSQDAAGVASAMSPGILARRGHES, from the coding sequence ATGAAACGGTTAATGATCAACGCTTATACCAAGCTGAACCTCGGAGATGACCTCTTCGTCAAGCTGCTGTGCGAGAGATATCCCGATACCAATTTTGTGTTACCCGCAATGGGTGAGTACAGAACCTGTCTCGGATCGCTGCCCAATCTCACTATCTACCCGATCGAGTCGGTCTGGGTGCGGGGCGCCCGCAAGCTCCTGAAGAGCTTCAAGAGCATCGAGGTGCAGAAGCTGCTGCTGCAGAGACTCGCGAGGCGCTGCGACGGCGTAGTGCAGATCGGCGGTTCCGTCTTCATGCAGGGAAAGAATTGGGTGCGTGATTACAATTGGAAGCAGGAGATATTTGACTCTAACAAGCCGTATTTCGTTATGGGGGCGAACTTTGGTCCTTACAAGGATGAGGTGTTCTATGAGAAGCACCGGGAACTCTTCTCCGGCTATACGGATATCTGCTTTCGTGATGAGTATTCCTATGAGCTGTTCCGGGATCTGGGGAATGTAAGGCTGGCGCCAGACATTGTGTTCCAGCATCCGAAGCCCGATACCGCTGGCGGCGAATCGGTCGTTATATCCGTGATCAAGCCTTCGGAGCGGGAGAATCTGAAAGCTTTGGACACGGTCTATTATGAGAAAATCAGGGATATCGCAGTCGCCTTCATTCTGGAAGGCTACGACGTCTCCCTGATGTCATTCTGTGAATACGAGGGAGATGAGGAGGCAGTCCGGAGTATCTACGCCATGATCCCGGAAACCTTCCACAGCCGAACAGAGATGTTCTTCTACCGGACGAATCTCGAAGACGCCATTACTCTGCTTGCTTCGTCGGGCATGATTGTTGCTACACGGTTCCATGCCATGATTCTCGGATGGGTATTCGGCAAGCCGGTCTTCCCGATCGCGTACAGTGAAAAGACAATCAACGTGATGAAAGACGCCAACTTTGAAGGCGCTTATGCCGACTTGAAGTCGATTGCGTCTCTCGATCCCGATACGGTCGTGCGCAGTCAGGAGACGAACCGGTTGAACGTATCGGTACTGGCTGCACAGGCGGAGAAGCACTTCCTTGAACTGGACAAATACTTGGGAAGAAGCCAGGATGCGGCGGGTGTCGCTTCGGCCATGAGTCCGGGCATTCTTGCAAGGAGGGGCCATGAAAGCTAA
- a CDS encoding polysaccharide biosynthesis C-terminal domain-containing protein has product MKAKRSILNLVFGLGSQIITIVLSIFIPRLIMINYGSEANGLVSSVVQIIAYLALLEAGVGSASLQALYKPIAQNDRSGINSILSATAMYYRKTGFYYLISVIGIAAIYPFAVKSELAVWQVMAIVLFNGLGGAINYYYQGKFRVYLLAEGKSYVDTSVVTLGNIINSLVRIILLMQSVDIVLVQASFFAVTLLQMVAFHIYKKRHYDWLDFGQKPNLEAINQKNFVLVHELSYMIFRNTDVIVLTFFTNLKIVSVYVMYNMVFTIIDNIVNTVNTSFRFVLGQSYHEGKSRFIKLYDAYELYFMAFVFSLLTVTYILILPFITLYTTGVNDVNYVLYWLPILFVVQKLLINARSSANNVINIAGHFKNTLGRSLTESGINLGVSLILVQFMGLYGVLLGTVAALLYRSADIILYANRRLLERSPWKTFRRWLTNIAVFAGIVYLYHFVDYQFNSYLSIILGAVVLGVIILPIYLAVSSILEREVFLYGFGLFKGIGLKVRAKFVPSKVKVSG; this is encoded by the coding sequence ATGAAAGCTAAACGGAGTATTCTTAACCTGGTCTTTGGCTTGGGAAGTCAGATCATCACAATCGTCCTCAGCATTTTCATCCCCAGACTGATCATGATCAATTACGGTTCGGAAGCGAATGGTCTGGTATCGTCGGTTGTCCAGATTATCGCCTATCTGGCGCTGCTGGAGGCCGGCGTCGGCTCTGCTTCGCTTCAGGCGCTGTACAAGCCGATCGCACAGAACGACCGCAGCGGCATCAATTCCATTCTGTCTGCCACAGCCATGTATTACCGGAAGACCGGCTTCTACTATCTGATCTCCGTCATCGGCATCGCGGCGATTTATCCGTTCGCGGTCAAGTCGGAGCTGGCCGTATGGCAGGTCATGGCGATCGTGCTGTTCAATGGCCTGGGCGGGGCGATCAACTACTACTACCAGGGCAAATTCAGGGTGTATCTGCTGGCGGAAGGCAAGAGCTATGTGGATACTTCAGTGGTGACGCTCGGCAATATCATCAACAGTCTGGTGCGCATTATCCTGCTAATGCAGAGTGTGGATATCGTGCTCGTACAGGCGTCTTTCTTCGCGGTGACGCTGCTGCAGATGGTTGCGTTCCACATCTATAAGAAGAGACATTACGACTGGCTCGATTTCGGCCAGAAGCCCAATCTGGAAGCAATCAACCAGAAGAATTTCGTGCTGGTACATGAGCTTTCTTACATGATCTTCCGCAACACGGACGTCATTGTGCTAACCTTCTTCACCAACCTGAAAATCGTCAGCGTGTACGTCATGTACAATATGGTGTTCACGATCATCGACAACATCGTCAACACGGTGAATACAAGCTTCCGGTTCGTGTTGGGGCAGAGCTATCATGAGGGAAAGTCCAGGTTCATCAAGCTGTATGACGCCTACGAGCTGTACTTCATGGCCTTTGTATTCTCGTTGCTGACTGTAACCTATATTCTGATTCTGCCGTTTATCACCCTGTACACGACGGGTGTCAACGATGTGAATTACGTCCTGTACTGGCTGCCGATCCTGTTCGTGGTCCAGAAGCTGCTCATCAATGCGCGCTCCTCCGCGAACAATGTAATCAATATCGCCGGCCATTTCAAAAATACACTTGGCCGCTCGCTGACTGAATCAGGCATCAATCTGGGAGTTTCGCTGATTCTTGTGCAGTTCATGGGGCTCTACGGCGTCCTGCTCGGAACAGTGGCCGCGCTGCTGTACCGGTCTGCAGACATTATCCTGTACGCCAATCGGAGGCTTCTGGAGCGCAGCCCGTGGAAGACGTTCCGCAGATGGCTGACCAATATCGCCGTGTTCGCCGGCATCGTGTATTTGTATCATTTCGTCGATTACCAATTTAATTCGTACCTATCGATAATTCTGGGGGCAGTCGTGCTCGGAGTAATTATCCTTCCGATCTATCTCGCTGTGTCCTCCATTCTGGAGCGCGAGGTGTTCCTGTATGGGTTTGGCCTCTTCAAAGGCATCGGTCTCAAGGTCAGAGCCAAATTCGTTCCCAGCAAGGTCAAAGTCAGCGGATAA
- a CDS encoding glycosyltransferase family 2 protein: MEQRVERMQACRRFLADAAREDADAAGQPGERDWTARLQALIGDEQPGVSEEMTALAKVVARQADGRDAPEVLRFYLERRFGLGESDEALNLEARLDELKNGLAPASESGGLPDDAESPKISVIITTYNRKAFLRQAIESILAQDYPSVEITVIDDASTDGTDELMEEAFGGESRVIYMRNTSNRGPGANRLEAFSAHGDGEYILFLDDDDYLVDPGYFSKAVAFHKRVPGLSFVAANVFLEYSTSGRLQLQEIGLAEVTDRRSYFLNFERPGYGKPASTLTTIFRREALLDMNIFQMNMVNDASIYLRSLLVGDAGFIDSAVGVYRIHGNNITFNLSRDFLVRNLEEKRTIRNMAVDRYNYRSAEMTGWFNNTAYDTIVYYLRNSAKTTDDYTYMYEWTRSNCPDIYGKIKQEFRGRLMKKQILRFPFVRKLIGR, encoded by the coding sequence ATGGAGCAACGAGTGGAACGGATGCAGGCTTGCCGCCGGTTTTTGGCCGACGCAGCCCGCGAAGACGCTGATGCGGCGGGGCAGCCGGGCGAGCGGGACTGGACTGCGCGCCTTCAAGCGCTGATCGGTGACGAACAGCCCGGCGTAAGTGAAGAAATGACGGCTTTGGCGAAGGTTGTGGCCCGCCAGGCTGACGGCAGGGATGCTCCGGAGGTGCTCCGTTTCTACCTGGAGCGGCGATTCGGGCTTGGCGAATCGGATGAAGCGCTGAATCTGGAAGCCCGGCTGGACGAACTGAAGAACGGCTTGGCGCCCGCTTCAGAGAGCGGCGGCCTGCCGGATGATGCGGAGTCTCCCAAGATCAGCGTCATCATTACCACCTACAACCGCAAAGCCTTCCTGCGTCAGGCGATCGAGAGCATTCTGGCCCAGGATTATCCCAGTGTAGAGATCACGGTTATCGACGACGCTTCCACCGACGGCACGGACGAGTTGATGGAGGAGGCTTTTGGCGGAGAGAGCCGGGTCATCTATATGCGCAACACAAGCAATCGGGGACCGGGAGCGAACCGGCTGGAGGCATTCAGCGCGCATGGAGACGGCGAGTACATCCTGTTCCTGGACGACGACGATTACTTGGTCGATCCCGGCTATTTCAGCAAGGCGGTCGCCTTTCACAAGAGAGTGCCGGGCCTGAGCTTTGTGGCCGCCAACGTTTTTCTGGAGTATTCGACCAGCGGCCGCCTTCAGCTGCAGGAAATCGGGCTTGCCGAGGTGACTGACCGGCGTTCGTATTTTCTTAATTTCGAGCGTCCGGGCTACGGGAAGCCGGCTTCGACCCTGACGACGATTTTCCGGCGGGAAGCGCTGCTGGATATGAATATTTTTCAAATGAACATGGTCAACGACGCCTCGATTTACTTGCGCTCTCTGCTGGTGGGTGACGCCGGCTTCATCGATTCGGCGGTTGGCGTGTACCGGATACATGGCAATAATATTACTTTTAACCTGTCCCGCGACTTCCTGGTGCGGAATCTGGAGGAGAAGCGCACGATCCGCAACATGGCTGTCGACAGGTACAATTACCGCAGCGCCGAAATGACTGGCTGGTTCAACAACACCGCTTATGACACGATTGTGTATTATTTGCGAAATTCCGCCAAAACGACGGATGACTATACGTATATGTACGAATGGACGCGGAGCAACTGTCCCGACATTTATGGCAAGATCAAGCAGGAATTCCGGGGCCGGCTAATGAAGAAGCAGATTCTCCGTTTTCCGTTTGTACGCAAATTGATTGGAAGATGA
- a CDS encoding YtrH family sporulation protein, translating into MNIFLSKAVLDFFIAFGIVVGGSILGGVGAVVSLQPPTMTMLDVADRIKIWALAAAVGGTIDPMRVIESNMLGGNLSPAIKQILYLVFAFLGAHMGSELIKWVCGKG; encoded by the coding sequence ATGAATATCTTTCTGAGCAAGGCCGTCCTCGATTTCTTCATCGCCTTCGGCATTGTGGTGGGCGGTTCCATTCTGGGAGGCGTCGGGGCTGTCGTGTCGCTGCAGCCTCCGACGATGACGATGCTCGATGTGGCCGACCGGATCAAAATCTGGGCGCTGGCCGCCGCCGTCGGTGGAACCATCGACCCCATGCGGGTCATCGAAAGCAATATGCTCGGTGGCAATCTGTCGCCTGCGATCAAGCAAATTCTGTATCTGGTCTTCGCTTTCCTCGGAGCGCATATGGGCAGCGAGCTCATCAAATGGGTATGCGGAAAGGGGTAG